The following are encoded in a window of Trichocoleus sp. FACHB-46 genomic DNA:
- a CDS encoding glycosyltransferase family 39 protein — protein MNAKPFTKQAWANSSTVSHWLKFLCIFLLVLGICFRFVNLGQKVYWKDEAYTSLWLSGHSRTEIIANIFNGQTLRASDISKYQFPSPDRNALDTVKQLATNDPQHPPLYYLLGWFWLKIFGTSTATLRSLSAFLSLLIFPSLYWFCRELFGSAVPGWTAIALFAVSPFHVLYAQEAREYSLWTAIVVLCSAALLSALRQQTKVSWGVYSLTIVLGFYTCILQGLVVVSHGLYVLLTQGWRLNKTWKAYLASSLIAFVGFLPWLPYLKQIDGVGWTATPIPLSAFIKIWALNLSRLFLDVQFSLKNPLTYLILPILVLVAYSLYFVIRNAPKPTWLFIVTLLGVTLFAFTAPDLIGGGRRSLINRYLIPCYIAIQLGVTYLLSVKIFAPKSDFPYFWRSLLAILVGLGIISCATSTSATTWWHKYSSNANPAIARVINQSPHSLVISDSSFGEVLALSHLLEPDVKLRLTLEPQQPIVSQQVIQEFSDVFLLEPSRNFRETLAQQAFHSQRVPRVQNLWHLQQDSSPKVPNDRAS, from the coding sequence ATGAACGCTAAACCTTTTACCAAACAGGCATGGGCAAACTCAAGCACAGTTTCTCACTGGCTAAAATTTTTGTGTATTTTTTTGCTAGTGCTAGGCATTTGCTTCCGATTTGTCAATTTAGGACAAAAAGTTTATTGGAAAGATGAGGCTTACACTTCGCTTTGGCTTTCAGGTCACTCTCGAACTGAAATAATTGCAAACATTTTTAATGGTCAAACTCTTAGAGCTAGTGATATCTCCAAATATCAATTCCCTAGCCCTGACAGAAACGCTTTAGATACTGTCAAACAACTTGCAACAAATGATCCTCAGCATCCACCACTTTATTATTTGCTAGGTTGGTTTTGGCTCAAGATATTTGGCACTTCCACTGCAACCTTAAGAAGTTTATCTGCGTTTCTAAGTTTATTAATCTTTCCAAGTCTTTATTGGTTTTGTCGAGAATTGTTTGGCTCAGCAGTTCCAGGCTGGACTGCGATCGCCTTATTTGCCGTATCTCCCTTTCATGTGCTTTATGCCCAGGAAGCCAGGGAGTATAGCTTATGGACCGCAATAGTTGTGCTCTGCAGTGCCGCTCTACTCAGTGCTTTAAGACAGCAAACCAAAGTAAGTTGGGGAGTATATAGCCTCACCATCGTCCTTGGATTCTACACATGCATCCTCCAAGGATTAGTCGTTGTGAGTCATGGACTCTACGTCTTGCTTACCCAGGGTTGGCGGCTGAACAAAACTTGGAAAGCTTACTTAGCTAGTTCTCTCATAGCCTTTGTCGGTTTCCTACCCTGGCTGCCATACCTCAAGCAAATTGATGGAGTAGGCTGGACTGCCACACCTATTCCTTTGTCAGCTTTTATTAAAATTTGGGCCTTAAACCTCAGTCGCTTATTTTTAGATGTGCAGTTTAGCTTAAAGAATCCGCTTACTTACCTGATACTGCCAATTTTGGTACTAGTGGCCTACTCACTTTACTTCGTGATCCGTAACGCTCCTAAGCCAACTTGGTTGTTTATTGTCACGTTACTAGGTGTTACCTTATTTGCTTTTACAGCACCGGATTTGATAGGTGGAGGACGGCGATCGCTGATCAACCGCTATTTGATTCCTTGCTATATCGCCATTCAACTTGGGGTTACTTACTTGTTAAGTGTCAAGATTTTCGCCCCTAAAAGCGACTTCCCTTACTTTTGGCGATCGCTATTAGCTATTCTGGTGGGCCTTGGCATTATCTCTTGCGCTACTAGTACGTCGGCAACCACTTGGTGGCACAAATACAGCAGCAATGCAAATCCAGCGATCGCACGAGTCATTAATCAGTCTCCTCATTCCCTCGTGATCAGCGATTCTAGTTTTGGTGAAGTACTTGCTTTGAGCCATCTTCTAGAACCGGACGTAAAATTGCGACTAACCTTAGAACCTCAGCAACCGATCGTTTCTCAGCAAGTAATCCAAGAGTTCAGTGATGTCTTTTTGCTAGAGCCTTCACGAAATTTTCGAGAAACATTAGCCCAACAAGCATTCCATTCTCAGCGAGTACCACGGGTCCAAAATCTTTGGCACTTACAACAAGACAGCAGCCCCAAGGTACCCAACGACCGAGCATCATGA
- the crcB gene encoding fluoride efflux transporter CrcB translates to MTRALYFMGLLVFQDPALRTPIAISLGAIAGALSRYYLTVWFTQRFGTSFPYGTFVINLTGCLGMGFFSTLVLERIVAISSELRLLVATGFLGAYTTFSTYGLETVSLLRNQNLWYAGLYGVGSAVLGVVSIQLGTILARGLK, encoded by the coding sequence TTGACACGAGCGTTGTACTTTATGGGGTTGTTAGTGTTTCAAGACCCTGCACTTCGAACTCCGATCGCAATTAGTTTAGGTGCGATTGCGGGGGCTCTCAGCCGTTACTACTTGACAGTTTGGTTTACCCAACGCTTTGGCACGAGCTTTCCTTATGGAACGTTTGTCATTAATCTAACGGGTTGCTTGGGCATGGGATTTTTCTCGACTCTGGTTTTAGAGCGGATTGTTGCCATTTCCTCCGAGCTGCGCTTGTTAGTGGCCACTGGGTTTCTCGGTGCCTACACCACCTTTTCTACCTATGGTTTGGAGACGGTAAGCTTATTGCGGAACCAGAATCTGTGGTACGCGGGTTTGTATGGGGTGGGTAGTGCCGTGCTGGGAGTGGTCAGCATTCAGCTAGGTACAATTTTGGCTCGTGGGCTGAAGTAG
- the mgtE gene encoding magnesium transporter, producing MTEYLSSPLPSTSRTELRQLVRSQLQALLEQGNLPGAKALLVPVQAPDAAEAIEGLPETLQVIAFRLLPKGEAIEVYEYLDSSVQQALVQEFKRQEVLDIVDKMSPDDRVRLFDELPAKIVTRLLEQLSPLERQSTALLLGYEPGTAGRIMTPEYISLKESFTVFQALERIRSLAKYTETIYYLYVTDAARCLTGTLSLRELVVAQPQQTIGEIMTRDALSVQTDTDQEEVARLIQRYDFLAVPVVDTERRLVGIVTVDDVLDILEQETTEDIYALGGVQSDGDNYFQTNLFTVARRRVVWLFVLLLTNTVTGTIIKAQEELLQQVVTLAAFIPLLTGTGGNVGAQSSTVVIRGLNTEDIRLKEALRIIRREAIAGILLGLILGSITIVWAYFLQGNLMVAIAVGISLLAIALLASVSGSALPFLFRSLGLDPALMSAPFITTAVDVLGVLIYFSLARLILRL from the coding sequence TTGACTGAATATCTCTCCTCTCCGTTGCCATCTACTTCGCGAACCGAACTTCGACAGTTGGTGCGATCGCAACTCCAAGCCCTGCTAGAACAAGGAAATTTGCCAGGGGCCAAAGCGTTGTTGGTGCCTGTGCAAGCCCCTGATGCTGCCGAGGCGATCGAGGGTTTACCTGAAACCCTGCAAGTGATCGCCTTTCGCTTATTACCCAAAGGTGAGGCAATCGAAGTTTATGAGTATCTAGATTCTTCGGTGCAGCAAGCTCTAGTTCAGGAGTTTAAGCGTCAGGAAGTCTTAGACATTGTCGATAAAATGTCTCCTGATGATCGAGTGCGCTTGTTCGATGAATTACCCGCTAAGATTGTCACTCGCCTGCTGGAGCAGTTAAGTCCTTTAGAGCGCCAATCCACTGCTTTGCTATTGGGTTACGAACCAGGCACAGCAGGGCGAATTATGACACCTGAGTATATTTCCTTAAAAGAAAGCTTTACGGTCTTCCAAGCCTTAGAGCGAATTCGCAGTCTTGCCAAATATACTGAGACAATTTATTACCTTTATGTAACGGATGCAGCCCGCTGTTTGACAGGCACTCTGTCACTGCGAGAATTGGTAGTGGCACAACCCCAACAAACGATTGGGGAGATTATGACTCGCGATGCGCTCTCTGTACAGACAGATACAGACCAAGAAGAAGTGGCTCGACTGATTCAACGCTACGACTTCTTGGCGGTTCCCGTGGTAGATACGGAGCGGCGGCTGGTAGGGATTGTTACGGTCGATGATGTGCTCGACATTTTGGAGCAAGAGACGACCGAAGACATCTACGCGCTAGGTGGCGTGCAGTCGGATGGCGACAACTATTTCCAAACTAATTTGTTTACCGTAGCGCGGCGACGAGTTGTCTGGCTCTTTGTCCTGCTGCTCACGAATACGGTGACTGGCACGATTATTAAAGCGCAAGAAGAACTGTTGCAGCAGGTAGTAACGTTGGCGGCCTTTATTCCCTTACTCACAGGCACTGGGGGCAACGTCGGGGCTCAGTCTTCTACGGTGGTGATTCGAGGCTTGAATACAGAGGATATTCGGCTGAAAGAAGCGCTACGAATTATTCGGCGGGAGGCGATCGCAGGGATTTTACTCGGCCTAATTTTGGGGAGCATCACGATCGTCTGGGCCTATTTTCTCCAGGGCAACTTAATGGTCGCCATAGCGGTAGGGATCAGTTTGCTCGCGATCGCGCTATTGGCTTCCGTGTCTGGCTCGGCTCTACCCTTTCTGTTTCGTTCTCTAGGGCTTGATCCAGCTCTGATGTCAGCTCCTTTCATTACTACTGCCGTAGACGTACTAGGCGTACTGATCTACTTCAGTTTGGCGCGGCTAATTTTGCGGCTGTAG
- a CDS encoding choice-of-anchor A family protein, producing the protein MNTKAFFSWVPVVAAGATAVLGFSTQVSAATVNLGAATGYNVFVLGDVNLDSDTEGKMAIAGDATLRNYSVGLKDQGGDALVVGDDLDFKNGTVYGNAVVGGTANLTSVDFQGGALKSGNPIDFGKAGQSLVNLSQSYLSSSATDAEVTSWGGINLAGTGSTNVFDLKGTDLANAKGLSFEGSGNFIVNVSGKNVSFQNFGFSLKGVDKQNILFNFFEATNITASAVGIEGSILAPKAKFEFNNGQMNGTLVAAGLTGTGQFNHVGRPPVEQPPASVPEPATLAGLGFAAAALAASRRKTKQAA; encoded by the coding sequence ATGAACACTAAAGCTTTCTTCTCATGGGTGCCCGTAGTGGCTGCAGGAGCCACTGCAGTTCTTGGCTTTTCTACCCAGGTCAGTGCTGCTACCGTCAACTTAGGTGCTGCAACCGGATATAACGTTTTTGTTTTGGGTGATGTGAATCTAGATTCAGACACTGAAGGCAAAATGGCGATCGCTGGCGATGCTACCCTACGTAACTACAGTGTTGGCCTTAAGGACCAAGGTGGCGATGCCCTAGTAGTGGGTGACGATCTTGACTTCAAAAATGGCACAGTGTACGGCAATGCCGTTGTAGGTGGCACCGCAAATCTAACTAGCGTTGACTTCCAAGGTGGTGCACTGAAGTCAGGCAACCCCATCGACTTTGGCAAAGCGGGTCAATCTCTAGTGAATTTGTCGCAATCCTATTTGTCTAGCTCTGCAACTGATGCAGAAGTGACATCCTGGGGCGGAATTAATCTAGCGGGCACAGGCTCTACCAATGTCTTTGATTTGAAAGGCACCGATTTAGCAAACGCTAAAGGTTTGAGCTTCGAAGGCTCCGGTAACTTCATTGTTAACGTCAGCGGTAAAAATGTTTCCTTCCAGAATTTTGGTTTCTCGCTAAAAGGCGTTGACAAGCAAAATATTCTATTCAACTTCTTTGAAGCAACCAACATTACGGCTTCTGCGGTAGGAATTGAAGGTAGCATCCTAGCTCCCAAAGCCAAGTTTGAGTTTAATAATGGTCAAATGAATGGCACACTGGTTGCGGCTGGCTTAACTGGCACTGGCCAGTTCAACCATGTGGGTCGTCCTCCAGTTGAACAGCCCCCTGCTAGTGTTCCTGAGCCTGCGACCTTAGCTGGTTTAGGTTTCGCTGCTGCGGCTTTAGCAGCATCTCGTCGGAAAACCAAGCAGGCTGCATAG
- a CDS encoding DICT sensory domain-containing protein has translation MSTHTSVLEALLQALPELRPQLYFKSSLTALSHAMEDQVLAGTERPLVIASFQRERFYRQEAHRYLRIAERTNQVYVLAAPETDFANRSGSYETIAFEPPDQLTHEWHLVVIGQQYASCLVCRERESPTTNPIRLRRDALPPPEQPAMDQTRRFEGVWTFDRQVTCQAAELLLDRVLEYRPELADKVAQAKAEFLGKKPSGLQGIDPDPFVERLLTYLQAGQYKLLKTYRSIAAQERKERLVNSISSAIRRSLNPDEIFKVAVQELGQTLRVCRCLMYRCRATDATATIQYEFLSPNAICADSAVDGATATAAITAPSLNGQPWPLQNNPLFQEIAQKGELIHIEDTTKDARITGNADLKALSDRWQIRSWLMVPLLYQDRLMGMVELHHCGALPHRWADDELSLVEAIATQVGVALIQAEAYANLEDLNQQLEAFDRTRSNLIAITGHELRTPLSTIQVCLESLASEPDMPLELRQVMLSTALSDAERMRKLVQDFLTLSRLESGRVQWNLEPLPLQECVDLALSSIHSRQSQEQLPQIAAQVPPELPLVRADGEWLVEVLSKLLENACKFTEPEGQVTIEARRNGRQMLEVTITDTGRGIEPNRLEAVFDRFYQEEGALRRTTGGTGLGLAICRQIITGLGGQIWAESAGRDQGSRFHFTIPISREGRETRSPNVQTGNSKMRHKRITTRP, from the coding sequence ATGAGTACCCATACTTCCGTGCTGGAAGCTCTGCTACAAGCCCTGCCTGAACTAAGACCGCAACTATACTTCAAGTCCTCCTTGACAGCGTTGTCTCATGCAATGGAAGACCAAGTTTTGGCGGGAACCGAACGGCCCTTGGTGATTGCTAGCTTCCAGCGAGAGCGTTTCTATCGGCAGGAAGCACATCGTTATCTACGGATTGCTGAGCGCACCAATCAGGTCTATGTCTTAGCAGCGCCCGAAACCGATTTTGCCAATCGTTCAGGCAGTTACGAAACCATCGCTTTTGAGCCGCCCGATCAACTGACCCATGAGTGGCATTTGGTGGTAATTGGGCAGCAGTATGCTAGCTGTTTGGTTTGTCGCGAGCGTGAAAGCCCGACTACCAATCCAATCAGGCTCCGGCGAGATGCGCTACCGCCACCAGAGCAACCCGCGATGGATCAAACCCGGCGCTTTGAAGGGGTGTGGACCTTTGACCGTCAAGTGACCTGCCAAGCGGCTGAACTCCTGCTAGATCGAGTGTTAGAGTATCGACCTGAATTAGCAGACAAAGTAGCGCAAGCCAAAGCTGAATTTTTGGGTAAAAAGCCGTCTGGGTTGCAAGGGATTGACCCTGACCCCTTTGTCGAGCGGCTGTTGACCTATCTGCAAGCGGGCCAGTACAAATTGCTCAAAACCTATCGCTCGATCGCGGCTCAGGAACGCAAAGAGCGGTTGGTTAACTCGATCAGTTCAGCCATTCGGCGATCGCTCAACCCAGACGAAATCTTCAAAGTAGCAGTGCAGGAACTAGGGCAAACCCTCCGCGTTTGTCGCTGCCTAATGTATCGCTGTCGCGCCACAGATGCGACAGCTACAATTCAGTATGAGTTTCTCAGTCCCAATGCCATTTGTGCCGACTCAGCGGTAGATGGGGCAACAGCTACAGCAGCGATTACCGCGCCTTCTCTAAATGGCCAACCTTGGCCGCTGCAAAACAATCCTTTATTTCAGGAAATTGCTCAGAAGGGCGAGTTGATCCACATTGAAGATACGACTAAGGATGCCCGCATCACTGGCAACGCAGACTTGAAGGCACTAAGCGATCGCTGGCAGATTCGTTCTTGGCTGATGGTGCCCCTGCTGTATCAAGATCGCTTGATGGGCATGGTAGAACTGCATCACTGCGGCGCGTTACCTCATCGCTGGGCCGATGATGAGTTGTCTTTAGTAGAGGCGATCGCCACCCAAGTGGGAGTGGCCTTGATTCAAGCGGAAGCCTACGCCAACTTAGAAGATTTAAACCAACAGCTCGAAGCATTCGATCGCACCCGTAGCAACTTAATTGCCATCACAGGGCACGAACTCCGCACTCCCCTTTCCACGATTCAAGTGTGCCTAGAAAGCCTGGCTAGCGAGCCCGATATGCCGTTGGAACTGCGGCAAGTCATGCTCAGCACCGCCTTAAGCGATGCAGAGCGCATGCGTAAACTGGTACAAGATTTTCTCACCCTCTCGCGCTTAGAGAGTGGACGAGTGCAGTGGAACTTAGAACCGCTGCCTTTGCAGGAATGTGTAGATCTAGCTCTGAGCAGCATTCATTCTCGGCAATCTCAAGAACAGTTGCCCCAGATTGCGGCCCAAGTGCCTCCAGAATTACCGTTGGTACGAGCCGATGGTGAATGGTTAGTTGAGGTACTCTCGAAACTGCTGGAAAACGCTTGCAAATTTACTGAGCCTGAAGGCCAAGTCACCATTGAAGCTCGCCGGAATGGTAGACAAATGCTAGAGGTAACGATTACGGATACAGGCCGAGGCATTGAACCGAATCGGCTGGAAGCGGTGTTCGATCGCTTCTATCAAGAGGAAGGGGCCTTGCGCCGCACCACAGGAGGCACAGGTTTAGGCTTAGCCATTTGCCGCCAAATTATTACGGGTTTAGGGGGGCAGATCTGGGCGGAATCAGCCGGAAGAGATCAAGGCAGTCGTTTCCACTTCACGATTCCGATTAGTCGAGAAGGACGAGAGACGCGATCGCCTAATGTCCAAACGGGCAATTCCAAGATGCGGCATAAGCGGATCACTACGCGTCCTTAA
- a CDS encoding photosystem I reaction center subunit II PsaD, producing MAETLTGQTPLFGGSTGGLLTKAQVEEKYAITWTSPKEQVFEMPTGGAAVMQQGDNLLYLARKEHCIALGGQQLRAKFKITNYKIYRIFPNGEMEYLHPKDGVFPEKVNAGRPYVGKKERRIGQNTDPSKVKFSGESTYSV from the coding sequence ATGGCAGAAACCCTTACTGGACAAACTCCTTTATTTGGCGGCAGTACAGGTGGCCTACTAACCAAAGCTCAAGTCGAAGAGAAATACGCCATCACTTGGACTAGCCCCAAAGAGCAAGTGTTTGAAATGCCCACGGGTGGAGCGGCAGTTATGCAGCAAGGTGACAACTTGCTGTACCTAGCTCGTAAAGAGCACTGCATCGCCCTCGGAGGCCAGCAACTGCGGGCAAAATTCAAAATCACTAACTATAAGATCTATCGGATTTTTCCGAATGGCGAAATGGAGTACCTGCATCCCAAGGATGGCGTGTTCCCTGAGAAGGTGAATGCAGGCCGTCCTTACGTGGGTAAGAAAGAACGCCGTATTGGTCAAAACACTGACCCCTCTAAAGTCAAATTTAGCGGTGAGTCAACTTATAGCGTCTAG